From a region of the Helianthus annuus cultivar XRQ/B chromosome 5, HanXRQr2.0-SUNRISE, whole genome shotgun sequence genome:
- the LOC118492212 gene encoding uncharacterized protein LOC118492212: MRPKMICSPSGVTNSHHHRGKSGGGGGDGGLWSKRNPMGSELSEPTSPKVTCVGQIKARPKSRSCKNWQTVMEEIERMHNNKKHRKKPAWGDAIGFKKESMQFLTSLRSFKFDLGCFGAFPNVNVTSDDDDNDNDNDNDTDTTSVKKGFGGYNDHDHDHKDGHGHGYGDDHDDCEERSSRSAFSKWLMVMEENQDCLLGKEESENPKDDDEEAQAPCVPPSNALLLMRCRSAPTKSLVEEEEEDEEEKKENLIELMKYEGDFYKLSCDIAKETWVVGGINKDSPSKTQTSKRCSIDCLQEVKACLQ, from the exons ATGAGGCCAAAGATGATTTGCAGCCCATCGGGCGTAACTAACTCGCACCACCACCGTGGAAAatcgggtggtggtggtggtgatggtggtttatGGTCTAAAAGGAACCCAATGGGTTCAGAGTTATCTGAGCCAACATCTCCAAAAGTGACATGTGTGGGACAGATCAAGGCTCGACCGAAGTCTAGATCATGCAAGAATTGGCAAACGGTAATGGAAGAGATCGAAAGGATGCATAACAACAAGAAGCATAGAAAGAAACCGGCTTGGGGTGATGCAATAGGGTTCAAGAAAGAGTCCATGCAATTCTTGACAAGTTTAAGGAGTTTTAAGTTTGATTTGGGGTGTTTTGGTGCATTTCCTAATGTGAACGTCACTTCAGATGAcgatgataatgataatgataatgataatgatactGATACGACTTCTGTAAAGAAAGGGTTTGGAGGGTATAATGATCATGATCATGACCATAAAGATGGACATGGTCATGGTTATGGTGATGATCATGatgattgtgaagagagatcATCAAGAAGTGCATTTTCAAAGTGGTTAATGGTTATGGAGGAGAATCAAGATTGTTTACTTGGTAAAGAAGAAAGTGAAAACCctaaagatgatgatgaagaagctcAAGCTCCATGTGTGCCACCATCAAATGCACTCTTGTTAATGCGGTGTCGTTCTGCGCCTACAAAAAGCTTAGTCGAGGAGGAGGAAGAAGACGAAGAAGAA aaaaaggaaaacttGATAGAGTTGATGAAGTATGAAGGTGATTTTTACAAATTATCATGTGATATTGCAAAAGAGACATGGGTTGTTGGTGGAATAAACAAAGATTCACCTTCAAAGACTCAAACTTCTAAAAGATGTTCGATTGATTGTCTTCAAGAAGTTAAAGCTTGTTTACAATGA
- the LOC118492436 gene encoding uncharacterized protein LOC118492436, with product MESSPSRSNSEILMLALSLHSIAFMLALTNIRTQMMKENQSAFEINGNRVFMIVAIVALIMVEVTSGILLCTNIRGKCYTILQFIGLFSTSFAPFSLLKVLEILPGDNLACYLFSYVFFGSIFALFACIMIMCFRDDNDDKNLNKSSCVSIFTCLGLVLVPLALVFVLFVPKNIDWIVYSVIYPSIGMEVICFFILVVKDLIYITITWDDKQNLEAHQGIQHT from the exons ATGGAGTCGTCGCCATCACGTTCCAATTCCGA GATCTTGATGCTCGCCCTATCTTTGCATAGCATTGCGTTCATGTTGGCATTAACGAATATTCGAactcaaatgatgaaagaaaatCAATCTGCTTTTGAGATCAACGGAAACAGAGTGTTTATGATCGTTGCTATTGTTGCATTAATTATGGTTGAAGTCACGTCTGGGATTTTGCTTTGTACAAATATAAGGGGTAAATGTTACACCATTTTGCAATTTATTGGTCTCTTCTCGACAAGCTTTGCTCCTTTCTCGCTTTTGAAGGTGTTGGAAATCTTACCCGGAGACAACTTGGCGTGCTATTTATTCAGTTATGTCTTCTTTGGGAGCATATTTGCATTATTTGCATGCattatgattatgtgttttagaGATGATAATGATGACAAGAACCTCAACAAGAGTTCATGCGTTTCTATTTTCACTTGCTTAGGACTTGTTCTTGTACCTCTTGCACTTGTGTTTGTGTTATTTGTCCCCAAAAATATCGATTGGATTGTGTATTCGGTCATATATCCATCCATTGGAATGGAAGTTATATGCTTCTTTATCCTCGTCGTCAAGGACTTAATTTACATCACGATTACTTGGGACGATAAACAAAACTTGGAAGCTCATCAAGGGATCCAACATACATGA